A single Callithrix jacchus isolate 240 chromosome 4, calJac240_pri, whole genome shotgun sequence DNA region contains:
- the CUL7 gene encoding cullin-7 isoform X8, with protein sequence MVGELRYREFRVPLGPGLHAYPDELIRQRVGHDGHPEYQIRWLILRRGDDGDGVAGQVDCKAEHILLWMSKDEIYANCHKMLGEDGQVIRPSQSAGEVGALDKSVLEEMETDVKSLIQRALRQLEECVGTIPPAPLLHTVHVLSAYASIEPLTGVFKDPRVLDLLMHMLSSPDYQIRWSAGRMIQALSSHDAGTRTQILLSLSQQEAIEKHLDFDSRCALLALFAQATLSEHPMSFEGIQLPQVPGRVLFSLVKRYLHVTSLLDQLNDSAVEAGTQNTSAPEELSGERGQLELEFSMAMGTLISELVQAMRWNQASDKPRSSARFPGSIFQPQLTAVSPGLPTAQAQPSFRRSRRFRPRSEFASGNTYALYVRDTLQPGMRVRMLDDYEEISAGDEGEFRQSNSGVPPVQVLWESTGRTYWVHWHMLEILGFEEDIEDVVESDEYHGVVANGVLGRALPTWRWRPITELYAVPYVLPEDEDTEEREYLTLAEWWELLFFIKKLEGPDRQEILQILQENLDGEILDDEILAELAVPIELAQDLLLTLPQRLNDSALRDLINCHVYKQYGPQALAGQPPYPSLLEAQQGVLLEAQAQAKDSEDAAKVEAKEPPSQSPNTPLERLVESYGPAGKILLDLEQALSSEGTQENKVKPLLLQLQRQPQPFLALMRSLDTPETNRALHLTVLRILKQLVDFPEALLLPWHEAVDACMACLRSPNTDREVLQELIFFLHHLTSVSRDYAVVLNQLGARDAISKALEKHLGKLELAQELRDMVFKCEKHAHLYRKLITNILGGCIQMVLGQIEDHRRTHRPINIPFFDVFLRYLCQGSSVEVKEDNCWEKVEVSSNPHRASKLMDHNPKTYWESNGSTGSHHITLHMRQGILVRQLTLLVASEDSSYMPARVVVCGGDSTSSLHTELNSVNVMPSASRVILLENLTRFWPIIQIRIKRCQQGGIDTRIRGLEILGPKPRFWPVFREQLCRHTRLFYMVRAQAWSQDLAEDRRSLLHLSSRLSAALRQEQNFADRFLPDDEAAQALGKTCWEALVSPLVQNITSPDEDGISPLGWLLDQYLECQEAVFSPQSRGPAFFSRVRRLTHLLVHVEPCEAPPPVAATPRPKGRNRSHDWSSLATRGFPSSIMRNLTRCWQAVVEKQVDNFLTSSWRDDDFVPRYCEHFNILQNSSSELFGPRAAFLLALQNGCAGALLKLPFLKAAHVSEQFARHIDQQIQGSRIGGAQEMERLAQLQQCLEAVLIFSGLEIATTFEHYYQHYMADRLLGVFSSWLEGAVLEQIGPCFPNRLPQQMLQNLSTSKELQRQFHVYQLQRLDQELLKLEDTEKKIQVDHEASGKEHKSEKEEGAGAAAAVDAAEEEEENEDLYYEGAMPEVSVLVLSRHCWPVASICHTLNPRTCLPSYLSGTLNRYSNFYNKSQSHPALERGSQRRLQWTWLGWAELQFGNQTLQVSTVQMWLLLYLNDLKSISVESLLALSGLSADTLNQAIGPLTSSRGPLDLHEQKDIPGGVLKIRDGSKEARSRWDTVRLIPPQTYLQADDEEGRNLEKRRNLLNCLIVRILKAHGDEGLHIDQLVCLVLEAWQKGPCPPRGLVSSLGKGSACSSTDVLSCILHLLGKGTLRRHDDRPQVLSYAVPVTVMEPQTESLNPGSSGPNPPLTFHTLQIRSRGVPYASSTGTQSFSTFR encoded by the exons ATGGTGGGGGAACTCCGCTACAGGGAATTCAGGGTGCCCCTGGGGCCTGGCTTACATGCCTATCCTGATGAGCTGATCCGCCAGCGAGTGGGCCATGATGGGCATCCTGAGTACCAGATCCGCTGGCTCATCCTGCGGCGTGGCGATGATGGGGACGGGGTCGCTGGCCAAGTGGACTGCAAGGCTGAACATATCCTGCTGTGGATGTCTAAGGATGAGATATATGCCAACTGCCACAAGATGCTGGGCGAGGATGGCCAGGTCATCAGGCCCTCCCAGTCTGCAGGGGAGGTTGGGGCCCTGGACAAATCTGTACTGGAGGAGATGGAAACTGATGTGAAGTCCCTCATTCAGAGAGCCCTTCGGCAGCTGGAGGAGTGTGTGGGCACCATCCCTCCTGCTCCTCTACTTCACACTGTCCACGTGCTCAGCGCCTATGCCAGCATCGAGCCCCTCACTGGGGTGTTCAAGGACCCAAGGGTCCTGGACTTGCTCATGCACATGTTGAGTAGTCCCGATTATCAGATTCGCTGGAGCGCAGGCCGGATGATACAAGCCCTGTCCTCCCATGATGCTG GGACCCGGACTCAGATCCTTCTGTCACTGAGCCAACAAGAAGCCATTGAGAAACACCTGGATTTTGATAGCCGCTGTGCTCTGCTAGCACTGTTTGCACAGGCCACGCTCTCTGAACATCCCATGTCTTTCGAGGGCATTCAGCTACCACAG GTCCCAGGAAGGGTGCTCTTCTCCCTGGTGAAGCGGTATTTGCATGTCACCTCACTTCTGGATCAGCTGAACGACAGTGCTGTGGAGGCAGGAACCCAGAACACCTCTGCTCCTGAGGAGTTGAGTGGGGAGAGGGGTCAACTGGAGCTGGAGTTCAGTATGGCCAtgggcaccctgatctcagagcTGGTGCAAGCCATGCGCTGGAACCAGGCCTCAGACAAACCAAGGAGCTCTGCACGGTTCCCTGGTtccatcttccagcctcagctgaCAGCTGTGAGCCCAGGGCTCCCCACCGCCCAGGCTCAGCCCTCCTTCAGGAGATCAAGACGGTTTCGCCCTCGTTCTGAGTTTGCAAGTGGCAATACCTATGCCTTGTATGTGCGGGACACACTGCAGCCAGGGATGCGAGTACGGATGCTGGATGATTATGAGGAGATCAGCGCTGGGGACGAGGGCGAGTTCCGGCAGAGCAACAGCGGCGTGCCTCCTGTGCAG GTGTTGTGGGAGTCAACAGGCCGTACCTATTGGGTGCACTGGCATATGCTGGAGATCTTGGGCTTTGAGGAAGACATTGAGGACGTGGTTGAGTCTGATGAGTACCATGGGGTGGTGGCCAATGGAGTCCTAGGTAGAG CCCTGCCCACCTGGCGCTGGAGGCCCATAACAGAACTCTATGCTGTGCCTTACGTGCTGCCTGaggatgaggacactgaggagcGTGAATACCTGACGCTGGCTGAGTGGTGGGAACTCCTCTTCTTCATCAAGAAGCTGGAGGGACCTGACCGTCAGGAGATTCTCCAGATCCTCCAGGAGAACCTTGATGGGGAG ATTCTAGATGACGAGATTCTAGCTGAACTGGCCGTGCCCATAGAGTTGGCCCAGGACTTGCTGCTGACTCTGCCACAGCGACTCAATGACAGTGCCCTCAGGGACCTGATTAACTGCCATGTCTACAAGCAATATGGGCCTCAAGCCCTAGCAGGACAGCCACCCTACCCATCCCTTCTAGAAGCCCAGCAAGGTGTCCTGCTGGAAGCTCAGGCCCAGGCTAAGGACTCAGAAGATGCAGCCAAAGTGGAAG CAAAAGAACCCCCATCTCAGAGTCCCAACACTCCCCTGGAGCGTCTGGTGGAGAGTTATGGTCCAGCTGGGAAAATCCTCCTGGATCTAGAGCAAGCCCTCAGCTCAGAGGGGACCCAGGAGAATAAGGTGAAGCCACTCCTACTGCAGCTGCAGCGGCAGCCCCAGCCCTTCCTGGCACTGATGCGGAGCCTGGACACTCCAGAGACTAACAGGGCCCTGCACCTGACGGTGCTGAG AATCCTGAAGCAACTGGTGGACTTCCCTGAGGCACTGCTGCTCCCCTGGCACGAGGCTGTGGATGCCTGCATGGCCTGCCTGCGGTCCCCAAACACTGATCGAGAG GTGCTCCAGGAACTGATTTTCTTCTTGCACCACCTGACTTCAGTGAGCAGGGACTATGCTGTGGTGCTGAATCAGCTGGGAGCAAGAGACGCCATCTCCAAGGCCCTGGAAAAGCACCTGGGAAAGCTGGAGCTGGCTCAGGAGCTGCGGGACATGGTGTTCAAGTGTGAGAAGCATGCCCACCTCTACCGCAAACTCATCACCAACATCCTGGGAGGCTGCATCCAG ATGGTGCTGGGCCAGATCGAAGACCACAGACGAACCCACCGGCCCATCAACATCCCTTTCTTTGATGTGTTCCTCAGATACCTGTGCCAGG GCTCCAGTGTGGAAGTGAAGGAGGACAACTGCTGGGAGAAGGTGGAGGTGTCCTCCAACCCACACCGGGCCAGCAAGCTGATGGACCACAACCCCAAAACCTACTGGGAGTCCAACGGCAGCACCGGCTCCCACCACATCACCCTGCACATGCGCCAGGGCATCCTTGTCAG GCAACTGACTCTGCTTGTGGCTAGCGAGGACTCAAGCTACATGCCGGCCCGAGTGGTGGTGTGTGGGGGTGACAGCACCAGCTCTCTTCACACGGAACTCAACTCG GTGAATGTGATGCCCTCTGCTAGCCGGGTGATCCTCCTGGAGAATCTGACCCGCTTCTGGCCCATTATCCAGATCCGCATAAAGCGCTGCCAGCAG GGTGGCATTGATACGCGCATTCGGGGGTTGGAGATCCTAGGCCCCAAGCCCAGGTTCTGGCCCGTGTTCCGGGAGCAGCTCTGTCGTCACACACGCCTCTTCTACATGGTTCGGGCGCAGGCCTGGAGCCAGGACTTGGCAGAGGACCGCAGGAGCCTCCTGCACCTGAGTTCTAG ACTCAGTGCGGCTCTGCGCCAGGAGCAGAATTTTGCTGACCGCTTCCTCCCTGACGACGAGGCCGCCCAAGCACTGGGCAAGACCTGCTGGGAGGCCCTGGTCAGCCCCCTGGTGCAGAACATCACCTCCCCCG ATGAAGATGGCATTAGCCCCCTGGGTTGGCTGCTGGACCAGTACCTGGAGTGCCAGGAAGCTGTCTTCAGTCCCCAGAGCCGAGGCCCAGCTTTCTTCTCGCGGGTGCGCCGTCTCACTCACCTGCTGGTGCATGTGGAGCCCTGCGAGGCACCCCCTCCTGTGGCAGCCACTCCTCGGCCTA AGGGCAGAAACAGAAGCCACGACTGGAGCTCCTTGGCTACCCGGGGCTTTCCAAGCAGCATCATGAGAAACCTGACCCGCTGTTGGCAGGCCGTGGTGGAGAAGCAG GTGGACAATTTTCTGACCTCATCCTGGCGGGACGATGACTTTGTGCCACGCTACTGTGAGCACTTTAATATTCTGCAGAACTCGAGCTCTGAGCTGTTTGGACCACGGGCAGCCTTCTTGCTGGCGCTGCAGAATGGCTGTGCAGGGGCCTTGCTGAAGCTCCCTTTTCTCAAAGCTGCCCAT GTGAGTGAGCAGTTCGCCCGGCACATTGACCAGCAGATCCAGGGCAGCCGGATCGGTGGAGCCCAGGAAATGGAGAGGCTGGCACAGCTGCAGCAATGCCTGGAAGCTGTCCTGATTTTCTCCGGCTTGGAGATAGCCACTACCTTTGAGCATTATTACCA GCACTACATGGCGGACCGTCTCCTGGGCGTGTTCTCGAGCTGGCTGGAGGGGGCCGTGCTGGAGCAGATCGGTCCCTGCTTCCCCAACCGCCTCCCCCAGCAGATGTTGCAGAACCTGAGCACCTCTAAGGAGCTGCAGCGCCAGTTCCATGTCTACCAGCTCCAGAGGCTGGATCAGGAACTCCTAAAGCTGGAggatacagagaagaaaatacag GTGGACCATGAGGCCAGTGGCAAGGAGCACAAGagtgagaaggaagagggagcTGGGGCAGCAGCAGCGGTGGATgcagcagaggaagaggaggagaatgaGGACCTATACTATGAAGGGGCAATGCCAGAAGTTTCTGTGCTTGTCCTGTCCCGACACTGCTGGCCTGTCGCCTCGATCTGCCACACACTGAACCCCAGAACCTGCCTACCCTCCTACCTGAGTGGCACTTTGAACAGATACTCCAACTTCTACAACAAGA GTCAGAGCCATCCTGCCCTAGAGCGAGGCTCACAGAGGCGACTGCAGTGGAcgtggctgggctgggctgagctgcaGTTTGGGAACCAGACCCTGCAAGTGTCCACCGTGCAGATGTGGCTACTGCTGTATCTCAATGATCTGAAG TCGATCTCTGTGGAGAGTCTGCTAGCACTCTCAGGCCTCTCCGCAGACACACTCAATCAGGCGATTGGGCCCCTCACCTCTTCAAGAGGCCCTTTGGACCTTCACGAGCAAAAGGATATACCAGGAG GGGTCCTCAAGATTCGAGATGGCAGCAAGGAAGCCAGGTCGAGATGGGACACTGTGCGGCTCATCCCACCTCAGACATACCTGCAAGCTGATGATGAAGAGGGCCGGAACTTGGAGAAGAGACGGAACCTTCTGAACTGCCTGATTGTCCGAATCCTCAAGGCCCATGGGGACGAGGGACTGCACATTGACCAGCTTGTCTGTCTG GTGCTAGAAGCTTGGCAGAAGGGCCCATGTCCTCCCAGGGGTTTGGTCAGCAGCCTTGGTAAAGGGTCTGCCTGCAGCAGCACCGATGTCCTCTCCTGCATCCTGCACCTCCTGGGCAAGGGCACGCTGAGACGCCATGATGACCGGCCCCAGGTGCTGTCCTATGCAGTCCCTGTGACTGTCATGGAGCCTCAGACTGAATCCCTGAACCCAGGCTCCTCAGGCCCCAACCCACCCCTCACCTTCCATACCCTGCAGATTCGCTCTCGGGGTGTGCCGTATGCCTCCAGCACTGGCACCCAGAGCTTCTCTACTTTCCGGTAG
- the CUL7 gene encoding cullin-7 isoform X1, which yields MSRGFWQAESLAGTRPHPAPVAADPRGRCCSVPQRHTPSDLSVWIPSRGPGARMVGELRYREFRVPLGPGLHAYPDELIRQRVGHDGHPEYQIRWLILRRGDDGDGVAGQVDCKAEHILLWMSKDEIYANCHKMLGEDGQVIRPSQSAGEVGALDKSVLEEMETDVKSLIQRALRQLEECVGTIPPAPLLHTVHVLSAYASIEPLTGVFKDPRVLDLLMHMLSSPDYQIRWSAGRMIQALSSHDAGEGQCGEEGKAEGLGRLRDSQDTVAGASNLIRTRTQILLSLSQQEAIEKHLDFDSRCALLALFAQATLSEHPMSFEGIQLPQVPGRVLFSLVKRYLHVTSLLDQLNDSAVEAGTQNTSAPEELSGERGQLELEFSMAMGTLISELVQAMRWNQASDKPRSSARFPGSIFQPQLTAVSPGLPTAQAQPSFRRSRRFRPRSEFASGNTYALYVRDTLQPGMRVRMLDDYEEISAGDEGEFRQSNSGVPPVQVLWESTGRTYWVHWHMLEILGFEEDIEDVVESDEYHGVVANGVLGRALPTWRWRPITELYAVPYVLPEDEDTEEREYLTLAEWWELLFFIKKLEGPDRQEILQILQENLDGEILDDEILAELAVPIELAQDLLLTLPQRLNDSALRDLINCHVYKQYGPQALAGQPPYPSLLEAQQGVLLEAQAQAKDSEDAAKVEAKEPPSQSPNTPLERLVESYGPAGKILLDLEQALSSEGTQENKVKPLLLQLQRQPQPFLALMRSLDTPETNRALHLTVLRILKQLVDFPEALLLPWHEAVDACMACLRSPNTDREVLQELIFFLHHLTSVSRDYAVVLNQLGARDAISKALEKHLGKLELAQELRDMVFKCEKHAHLYRKLITNILGGCIQMVLGQIEDHRRTHRPINIPFFDVFLRYLCQGSSVEVKEDNCWEKVEVSSNPHRASKLMDHNPKTYWESNGSTGSHHITLHMRQGILVRQLTLLVASEDSSYMPARVVVCGGDSTSSLHTELNSVNVMPSASRVILLENLTRFWPIIQIRIKRCQQGGIDTRIRGLEILGPKPRFWPVFREQLCRHTRLFYMVRAQAWSQDLAEDRRSLLHLSSRLSAALRQEQNFADRFLPDDEAAQALGKTCWEALVSPLVQNITSPDEDGISPLGWLLDQYLECQEAVFSPQSRGPAFFSRVRRLTHLLVHVEPCEAPPPVAATPRPKGRNRSHDWSSLATRGFPSSIMRNLTRCWQAVVEKQVDNFLTSSWRDDDFVPRYCEHFNILQNSSSELFGPRAAFLLALQNGCAGALLKLPFLKAAHVSEQFARHIDQQIQGSRIGGAQEMERLAQLQQCLEAVLIFSGLEIATTFEHYYQHYMADRLLGVFSSWLEGAVLEQIGPCFPNRLPQQMLQNLSTSKELQRQFHVYQLQRLDQELLKLEDTEKKIQVDHEASGKEHKSEKEEGAGAAAAVDAAEEEEENEDLYYEGAMPEVSVLVLSRHCWPVASICHTLNPRTCLPSYLSGTLNRYSNFYNKSQSHPALERGSQRRLQWTWLGWAELQFGNQTLQVSTVQMWLLLYLNDLKSISVESLLALSGLSADTLNQAIGPLTSSRGPLDLHEQKDIPGAFISGVLKIRDGSKEARSRWDTVRLIPPQTYLQADDEEGRNLEKRRNLLNCLIVRILKAHGDEGLHIDQLVCLVLEAWQKGPCPPRGLVSSLGKGSACSSTDVLSCILHLLGKGTLRRHDDRPQVLSYAVPVTVMEPQTESLNPGSSGPNPPLTFHTLQIRSRGVPYASSTGTQSFSTFR from the exons ATGAGCCGTGGCTTTTGGCAGGCGGAGTCACTGGCAGGGACCaggccccaccctgccccagtgGCTGCCGACCCACGCGGGCGCTGCTGTTCTGTTCCGCAGAGGCACACCCCCTCAGATCTCTCCGTCTGGATCCCCTCGCGGGGCCCAG GTGCCAGGATGGTGGGGGAACTCCGCTACAGGGAATTCAGGGTGCCCCTGGGGCCTGGCTTACATGCCTATCCTGATGAGCTGATCCGCCAGCGAGTGGGCCATGATGGGCATCCTGAGTACCAGATCCGCTGGCTCATCCTGCGGCGTGGCGATGATGGGGACGGGGTCGCTGGCCAAGTGGACTGCAAGGCTGAACATATCCTGCTGTGGATGTCTAAGGATGAGATATATGCCAACTGCCACAAGATGCTGGGCGAGGATGGCCAGGTCATCAGGCCCTCCCAGTCTGCAGGGGAGGTTGGGGCCCTGGACAAATCTGTACTGGAGGAGATGGAAACTGATGTGAAGTCCCTCATTCAGAGAGCCCTTCGGCAGCTGGAGGAGTGTGTGGGCACCATCCCTCCTGCTCCTCTACTTCACACTGTCCACGTGCTCAGCGCCTATGCCAGCATCGAGCCCCTCACTGGGGTGTTCAAGGACCCAAGGGTCCTGGACTTGCTCATGCACATGTTGAGTAGTCCCGATTATCAGATTCGCTGGAGCGCAGGCCGGATGATACAAGCCCTGTCCTCCCATGATGCTGGTGAGGGGCAgtgtggggaggaagggaaagcagAAGGGCTGGGTCGGCTCAGGGACTCACAGGACACTGTGGCAGGAGCCTCTAATCTCATCA GGACCCGGACTCAGATCCTTCTGTCACTGAGCCAACAAGAAGCCATTGAGAAACACCTGGATTTTGATAGCCGCTGTGCTCTGCTAGCACTGTTTGCACAGGCCACGCTCTCTGAACATCCCATGTCTTTCGAGGGCATTCAGCTACCACAG GTCCCAGGAAGGGTGCTCTTCTCCCTGGTGAAGCGGTATTTGCATGTCACCTCACTTCTGGATCAGCTGAACGACAGTGCTGTGGAGGCAGGAACCCAGAACACCTCTGCTCCTGAGGAGTTGAGTGGGGAGAGGGGTCAACTGGAGCTGGAGTTCAGTATGGCCAtgggcaccctgatctcagagcTGGTGCAAGCCATGCGCTGGAACCAGGCCTCAGACAAACCAAGGAGCTCTGCACGGTTCCCTGGTtccatcttccagcctcagctgaCAGCTGTGAGCCCAGGGCTCCCCACCGCCCAGGCTCAGCCCTCCTTCAGGAGATCAAGACGGTTTCGCCCTCGTTCTGAGTTTGCAAGTGGCAATACCTATGCCTTGTATGTGCGGGACACACTGCAGCCAGGGATGCGAGTACGGATGCTGGATGATTATGAGGAGATCAGCGCTGGGGACGAGGGCGAGTTCCGGCAGAGCAACAGCGGCGTGCCTCCTGTGCAG GTGTTGTGGGAGTCAACAGGCCGTACCTATTGGGTGCACTGGCATATGCTGGAGATCTTGGGCTTTGAGGAAGACATTGAGGACGTGGTTGAGTCTGATGAGTACCATGGGGTGGTGGCCAATGGAGTCCTAGGTAGAG CCCTGCCCACCTGGCGCTGGAGGCCCATAACAGAACTCTATGCTGTGCCTTACGTGCTGCCTGaggatgaggacactgaggagcGTGAATACCTGACGCTGGCTGAGTGGTGGGAACTCCTCTTCTTCATCAAGAAGCTGGAGGGACCTGACCGTCAGGAGATTCTCCAGATCCTCCAGGAGAACCTTGATGGGGAG ATTCTAGATGACGAGATTCTAGCTGAACTGGCCGTGCCCATAGAGTTGGCCCAGGACTTGCTGCTGACTCTGCCACAGCGACTCAATGACAGTGCCCTCAGGGACCTGATTAACTGCCATGTCTACAAGCAATATGGGCCTCAAGCCCTAGCAGGACAGCCACCCTACCCATCCCTTCTAGAAGCCCAGCAAGGTGTCCTGCTGGAAGCTCAGGCCCAGGCTAAGGACTCAGAAGATGCAGCCAAAGTGGAAG CAAAAGAACCCCCATCTCAGAGTCCCAACACTCCCCTGGAGCGTCTGGTGGAGAGTTATGGTCCAGCTGGGAAAATCCTCCTGGATCTAGAGCAAGCCCTCAGCTCAGAGGGGACCCAGGAGAATAAGGTGAAGCCACTCCTACTGCAGCTGCAGCGGCAGCCCCAGCCCTTCCTGGCACTGATGCGGAGCCTGGACACTCCAGAGACTAACAGGGCCCTGCACCTGACGGTGCTGAG AATCCTGAAGCAACTGGTGGACTTCCCTGAGGCACTGCTGCTCCCCTGGCACGAGGCTGTGGATGCCTGCATGGCCTGCCTGCGGTCCCCAAACACTGATCGAGAG GTGCTCCAGGAACTGATTTTCTTCTTGCACCACCTGACTTCAGTGAGCAGGGACTATGCTGTGGTGCTGAATCAGCTGGGAGCAAGAGACGCCATCTCCAAGGCCCTGGAAAAGCACCTGGGAAAGCTGGAGCTGGCTCAGGAGCTGCGGGACATGGTGTTCAAGTGTGAGAAGCATGCCCACCTCTACCGCAAACTCATCACCAACATCCTGGGAGGCTGCATCCAG ATGGTGCTGGGCCAGATCGAAGACCACAGACGAACCCACCGGCCCATCAACATCCCTTTCTTTGATGTGTTCCTCAGATACCTGTGCCAGG GCTCCAGTGTGGAAGTGAAGGAGGACAACTGCTGGGAGAAGGTGGAGGTGTCCTCCAACCCACACCGGGCCAGCAAGCTGATGGACCACAACCCCAAAACCTACTGGGAGTCCAACGGCAGCACCGGCTCCCACCACATCACCCTGCACATGCGCCAGGGCATCCTTGTCAG GCAACTGACTCTGCTTGTGGCTAGCGAGGACTCAAGCTACATGCCGGCCCGAGTGGTGGTGTGTGGGGGTGACAGCACCAGCTCTCTTCACACGGAACTCAACTCG GTGAATGTGATGCCCTCTGCTAGCCGGGTGATCCTCCTGGAGAATCTGACCCGCTTCTGGCCCATTATCCAGATCCGCATAAAGCGCTGCCAGCAG GGTGGCATTGATACGCGCATTCGGGGGTTGGAGATCCTAGGCCCCAAGCCCAGGTTCTGGCCCGTGTTCCGGGAGCAGCTCTGTCGTCACACACGCCTCTTCTACATGGTTCGGGCGCAGGCCTGGAGCCAGGACTTGGCAGAGGACCGCAGGAGCCTCCTGCACCTGAGTTCTAG ACTCAGTGCGGCTCTGCGCCAGGAGCAGAATTTTGCTGACCGCTTCCTCCCTGACGACGAGGCCGCCCAAGCACTGGGCAAGACCTGCTGGGAGGCCCTGGTCAGCCCCCTGGTGCAGAACATCACCTCCCCCG ATGAAGATGGCATTAGCCCCCTGGGTTGGCTGCTGGACCAGTACCTGGAGTGCCAGGAAGCTGTCTTCAGTCCCCAGAGCCGAGGCCCAGCTTTCTTCTCGCGGGTGCGCCGTCTCACTCACCTGCTGGTGCATGTGGAGCCCTGCGAGGCACCCCCTCCTGTGGCAGCCACTCCTCGGCCTA AGGGCAGAAACAGAAGCCACGACTGGAGCTCCTTGGCTACCCGGGGCTTTCCAAGCAGCATCATGAGAAACCTGACCCGCTGTTGGCAGGCCGTGGTGGAGAAGCAG GTGGACAATTTTCTGACCTCATCCTGGCGGGACGATGACTTTGTGCCACGCTACTGTGAGCACTTTAATATTCTGCAGAACTCGAGCTCTGAGCTGTTTGGACCACGGGCAGCCTTCTTGCTGGCGCTGCAGAATGGCTGTGCAGGGGCCTTGCTGAAGCTCCCTTTTCTCAAAGCTGCCCAT GTGAGTGAGCAGTTCGCCCGGCACATTGACCAGCAGATCCAGGGCAGCCGGATCGGTGGAGCCCAGGAAATGGAGAGGCTGGCACAGCTGCAGCAATGCCTGGAAGCTGTCCTGATTTTCTCCGGCTTGGAGATAGCCACTACCTTTGAGCATTATTACCA GCACTACATGGCGGACCGTCTCCTGGGCGTGTTCTCGAGCTGGCTGGAGGGGGCCGTGCTGGAGCAGATCGGTCCCTGCTTCCCCAACCGCCTCCCCCAGCAGATGTTGCAGAACCTGAGCACCTCTAAGGAGCTGCAGCGCCAGTTCCATGTCTACCAGCTCCAGAGGCTGGATCAGGAACTCCTAAAGCTGGAggatacagagaagaaaatacag GTGGACCATGAGGCCAGTGGCAAGGAGCACAAGagtgagaaggaagagggagcTGGGGCAGCAGCAGCGGTGGATgcagcagaggaagaggaggagaatgaGGACCTATACTATGAAGGGGCAATGCCAGAAGTTTCTGTGCTTGTCCTGTCCCGACACTGCTGGCCTGTCGCCTCGATCTGCCACACACTGAACCCCAGAACCTGCCTACCCTCCTACCTGAGTGGCACTTTGAACAGATACTCCAACTTCTACAACAAGA GTCAGAGCCATCCTGCCCTAGAGCGAGGCTCACAGAGGCGACTGCAGTGGAcgtggctgggctgggctgagctgcaGTTTGGGAACCAGACCCTGCAAGTGTCCACCGTGCAGATGTGGCTACTGCTGTATCTCAATGATCTGAAG TCGATCTCTGTGGAGAGTCTGCTAGCACTCTCAGGCCTCTCCGCAGACACACTCAATCAGGCGATTGGGCCCCTCACCTCTTCAAGAGGCCCTTTGGACCTTCACGAGCAAAAGGATATACCAGGAG CGTTTATTTCAGGGGTCCTCAAGATTCGAGATGGCAGCAAGGAAGCCAGGTCGAGATGGGACACTGTGCGGCTCATCCCACCTCAGACATACCTGCAAGCTGATGATGAAGAGGGCCGGAACTTGGAGAAGAGACGGAACCTTCTGAACTGCCTGATTGTCCGAATCCTCAAGGCCCATGGGGACGAGGGACTGCACATTGACCAGCTTGTCTGTCTG GTGCTAGAAGCTTGGCAGAAGGGCCCATGTCCTCCCAGGGGTTTGGTCAGCAGCCTTGGTAAAGGGTCTGCCTGCAGCAGCACCGATGTCCTCTCCTGCATCCTGCACCTCCTGGGCAAGGGCACGCTGAGACGCCATGATGACCGGCCCCAGGTGCTGTCCTATGCAGTCCCTGTGACTGTCATGGAGCCTCAGACTGAATCCCTGAACCCAGGCTCCTCAGGCCCCAACCCACCCCTCACCTTCCATACCCTGCAGATTCGCTCTCGGGGTGTGCCGTATGCCTCCAGCACTGGCACCCAGAGCTTCTCTACTTTCCGGTAG